In the genome of Neofelis nebulosa isolate mNeoNeb1 chromosome 6, mNeoNeb1.pri, whole genome shotgun sequence, one region contains:
- the LOC131513988 gene encoding butyrophilin subfamily 1 member A1-like isoform X3, protein MEDCRRGSLLSRLTSLLLFFQLPVGGSAEEFVVIGPSDPIVAVLGGNVTLPCHVSPAMDVENMELRWFRSKFSEAVFIYENQQEQKEEQLAQYTGRTSLVKDFLSQGEATVRIHKVQASDNGLYTCFFRKGSFYEEASLELKVAGVGSVPQVHITGPEEDGVRVVCTASGWFPKPQIQWRAANGEKFLTFSETHAQDTEGLFSVESALVVRDSSSGNMTCSVLNPVLDQKKAMAIFIPGWRKAQLYADWRKEKFQALSVTLDPASAHPHLAVSGGQTSVTLEDTTEDPGGPCSILGQEAITSGRCYWEVEIRNGNRSDWGLGVCRGDVERKGWYREGPELGFWVLGWYRDKFCALLSECQEIRHKVPHRMGVFLDLKEGDVSFYNMTEGSHLFSFPVTFSTGTLFPYFMIRSGDVSLTICSVVGVPTETSVPLNNPPSSLEEPVSLSGDGFSSGSAVDGALPGADSPLLPYGPEAM, encoded by the exons ATGGAGGATTGCCGCAGAGGCTCTTTGCTCTCCCGTCTCacctccctgcttctcttcttccAGTTGCCTGTTGGGGGGTCTGCAG AGGAGTTTGTGGTGATTGGCCCCTCGGACCCCATTGTGGCAGTGCTGGGTGGGAACGTCACGCTGCCCTGTCATGTGTCCCCAGCCATGGATGTGGAAAACATGGAGCTGCGGTGGTTCCGCTCCAAGTTTTCAGAGGCAGTGTTCATCTATGAAAACCAGCAGGAACAGAAAGAAGAGCAGCTGGCTCAGTACACAGGGCGGACCTCGCTGGTGAAGGACTTCCTCAGCCAGGGGGAGGCCACTGTGCGTATCCACAAGGTCCAGGCTTCCGACAACGGGCTGTATACCTGCTTCTTCAGAAAGGGAAGTTTCTATGAAGAGGCCAGTTTGGAGCTGAAGGTGGCAG GTGTGGGCTCTGTCCCTCAAGTGCACATCACAGGGCCAGAGGAGGACGGGGTCCGAGTGGTGTGCACGGCCTCGGGATGGTTCCCAAAGCCCCAGATACAGTGGAGAGCTGCTAATGGGGAAAAGTTCCTGACATTCTCTGAGACCCATGCCCAAGACACTGAAGGGCTGttcagcgtggagtctgctctGGTGGTGAGGGACAGCTCTTCAGGGAACATGACCTGCTCAGTCCTCAACCCCGTCCTGGACCAGAAGAAGGCGATGGCCATTTTCATCCCAG GCTGGAGGAAGGCGCAGTTGTATGCAG ATTGGCGGAAGGAGAAGTTCCAGGCCT TGTCTGTCACTCTGGATCCAGCGTCTGCACATCCGCACCTTGCTGTCTCTGGTGGACAGACTAGTGTGACCTTGGAGGACACAACTGAGGACCCAGGAGGACCCTGTAGCATCTTGGGCCAGGAGGCCATCACATCAGGGCGCTGTTACTGGGAGGTGGAGATCAGGAATGGAAACAGAAGCGACTGGGGTCTGGGGGTCTGTAGGGGAGATGTGGAGAGGAAAGGCTGGTACAGAGAGGGGCCAGAATTGGGGTTCTGGGTTCTGGGGTGGTACAGAGATAAATTCTGTGCCCTTCTCTCTGAGTGTCAGGAAATCCGTCATAAAGTTCCCCACAGGATGGGTGTTTTCTTAGACCTCAAAGAAGGGGATGTCTCCTTCTATAACATGACTGAGGGATCtcaccttttctccttccctgtaaCTTTCTCCACTGGGACTCTGTTTCCATACTTCATGATTAGGTCAGGGGATGTGTCCCTGACCATCTGCTCTGTGGTGGGTGTGCCTACAGAGACCTCTGTGCCCCTTAACAATCCTCCTTCTTCTTTGGAGGAACCTGTAAGCCTCTCAGGGGATGGGTTCAGCTCAGGCTCTGCTGTTGATGGTGCTCTTCCAGGGGCCGACTCTCCATTACTCCCCTATGGCCCTGAGGCTATGTGA
- the LOC131513988 gene encoding butyrophilin-like protein 1 isoform X1 yields MEDCRRGSLLSRLTSLLLFFQLPVGGSAEEFVVIGPSDPIVAVLGGNVTLPCHVSPAMDVENMELRWFRSKFSEAVFIYENQQEQKEEQLAQYTGRTSLVKDFLSQGEATVRIHKVQASDNGLYTCFFRKGSFYEEASLELKVAGVGSVPQVHITGPEEDGVRVVCTASGWFPKPQIQWRAANGEKFLTFSETHAQDTEGLFSVESALVVRDSSSGNMTCSVLNPVLDQKKAMAIFIPEPFFPQASPWKPAFIVSLVVLMLSLLGAAYYIKTEHTVKRQEMQEWERLHRDKEEARRTKEEALKARDELQEDLGRRKSIYLGGWRKAQLYADWRKEKFQALSVTLDPASAHPHLAVSGGQTSVTLEDTTEDPGGPCSILGQEAITSGRCYWEVEIRNGNRSDWGLGVCRGDVERKGWYREGPELGFWVLGWYRDKFCALLSECQEIRHKVPHRMGVFLDLKEGDVSFYNMTEGSHLFSFPVTFSTGTLFPYFMIRSGDVSLTICSVVGVPTETSVPLNNPPSSLEEPVSLSGDGFSSGSAVDGALPGADSPLLPYGPEAM; encoded by the exons ATGGAGGATTGCCGCAGAGGCTCTTTGCTCTCCCGTCTCacctccctgcttctcttcttccAGTTGCCTGTTGGGGGGTCTGCAG AGGAGTTTGTGGTGATTGGCCCCTCGGACCCCATTGTGGCAGTGCTGGGTGGGAACGTCACGCTGCCCTGTCATGTGTCCCCAGCCATGGATGTGGAAAACATGGAGCTGCGGTGGTTCCGCTCCAAGTTTTCAGAGGCAGTGTTCATCTATGAAAACCAGCAGGAACAGAAAGAAGAGCAGCTGGCTCAGTACACAGGGCGGACCTCGCTGGTGAAGGACTTCCTCAGCCAGGGGGAGGCCACTGTGCGTATCCACAAGGTCCAGGCTTCCGACAACGGGCTGTATACCTGCTTCTTCAGAAAGGGAAGTTTCTATGAAGAGGCCAGTTTGGAGCTGAAGGTGGCAG GTGTGGGCTCTGTCCCTCAAGTGCACATCACAGGGCCAGAGGAGGACGGGGTCCGAGTGGTGTGCACGGCCTCGGGATGGTTCCCAAAGCCCCAGATACAGTGGAGAGCTGCTAATGGGGAAAAGTTCCTGACATTCTCTGAGACCCATGCCCAAGACACTGAAGGGCTGttcagcgtggagtctgctctGGTGGTGAGGGACAGCTCTTCAGGGAACATGACCTGCTCAGTCCTCAACCCCGTCCTGGACCAGAAGAAGGCGATGGCCATTTTCATCCCAG AGCCCTTCTTCCCCCAGGCCTCTCCCTGGAAGCCAGCTTTCATAGTGAGCCTCGTGGTGCTGATGCTCTCACTCCTTGGGGCTGCCTATTACATCAAGACAGAACATACTGTAAAGAGGCAGGAGATGCAGGAATGGGAGAGACTGCACAGGGACAAGGAGGAGGCCCGGCGGACAAAGGAGGAGGCGTTGAAGGCCAGAG ATGAACTCCAAGAAGATCTCG GCAGGAGGAAATCCATTTACCTGGGTG GCTGGAGGAAGGCGCAGTTGTATGCAG ATTGGCGGAAGGAGAAGTTCCAGGCCT TGTCTGTCACTCTGGATCCAGCGTCTGCACATCCGCACCTTGCTGTCTCTGGTGGACAGACTAGTGTGACCTTGGAGGACACAACTGAGGACCCAGGAGGACCCTGTAGCATCTTGGGCCAGGAGGCCATCACATCAGGGCGCTGTTACTGGGAGGTGGAGATCAGGAATGGAAACAGAAGCGACTGGGGTCTGGGGGTCTGTAGGGGAGATGTGGAGAGGAAAGGCTGGTACAGAGAGGGGCCAGAATTGGGGTTCTGGGTTCTGGGGTGGTACAGAGATAAATTCTGTGCCCTTCTCTCTGAGTGTCAGGAAATCCGTCATAAAGTTCCCCACAGGATGGGTGTTTTCTTAGACCTCAAAGAAGGGGATGTCTCCTTCTATAACATGACTGAGGGATCtcaccttttctccttccctgtaaCTTTCTCCACTGGGACTCTGTTTCCATACTTCATGATTAGGTCAGGGGATGTGTCCCTGACCATCTGCTCTGTGGTGGGTGTGCCTACAGAGACCTCTGTGCCCCTTAACAATCCTCCTTCTTCTTTGGAGGAACCTGTAAGCCTCTCAGGGGATGGGTTCAGCTCAGGCTCTGCTGTTGATGGTGCTCTTCCAGGGGCCGACTCTCCATTACTCCCCTATGGCCCTGAGGCTATGTGA
- the LOC131513988 gene encoding butyrophilin subfamily 1 member A1-like isoform X2 produces the protein MEDCRRGSLLSRLTSLLLFFQLPVGGSAEEFVVIGPSDPIVAVLGGNVTLPCHVSPAMDVENMELRWFRSKFSEAVFIYENQQEQKEEQLAQYTGRTSLVKDFLSQGEATVRIHKVQASDNGLYTCFFRKGSFYEEASLELKVAGVGSVPQVHITGPEEDGVRVVCTASGWFPKPQIQWRAANGEKFLTFSETHAQDTEGLFSVESALVVRDSSSGNMTCSVLNPVLDQKKAMAIFIPEPFFPQASPWKPAFIVSLVVLMLSLLGAAYYIKTEHTVKRQEMQEWERLHRDKEEARRTKEEALKARGWRKAQLYADWRKEKFQALSVTLDPASAHPHLAVSGGQTSVTLEDTTEDPGGPCSILGQEAITSGRCYWEVEIRNGNRSDWGLGVCRGDVERKGWYREGPELGFWVLGWYRDKFCALLSECQEIRHKVPHRMGVFLDLKEGDVSFYNMTEGSHLFSFPVTFSTGTLFPYFMIRSGDVSLTICSVVGVPTETSVPLNNPPSSLEEPVSLSGDGFSSGSAVDGALPGADSPLLPYGPEAM, from the exons ATGGAGGATTGCCGCAGAGGCTCTTTGCTCTCCCGTCTCacctccctgcttctcttcttccAGTTGCCTGTTGGGGGGTCTGCAG AGGAGTTTGTGGTGATTGGCCCCTCGGACCCCATTGTGGCAGTGCTGGGTGGGAACGTCACGCTGCCCTGTCATGTGTCCCCAGCCATGGATGTGGAAAACATGGAGCTGCGGTGGTTCCGCTCCAAGTTTTCAGAGGCAGTGTTCATCTATGAAAACCAGCAGGAACAGAAAGAAGAGCAGCTGGCTCAGTACACAGGGCGGACCTCGCTGGTGAAGGACTTCCTCAGCCAGGGGGAGGCCACTGTGCGTATCCACAAGGTCCAGGCTTCCGACAACGGGCTGTATACCTGCTTCTTCAGAAAGGGAAGTTTCTATGAAGAGGCCAGTTTGGAGCTGAAGGTGGCAG GTGTGGGCTCTGTCCCTCAAGTGCACATCACAGGGCCAGAGGAGGACGGGGTCCGAGTGGTGTGCACGGCCTCGGGATGGTTCCCAAAGCCCCAGATACAGTGGAGAGCTGCTAATGGGGAAAAGTTCCTGACATTCTCTGAGACCCATGCCCAAGACACTGAAGGGCTGttcagcgtggagtctgctctGGTGGTGAGGGACAGCTCTTCAGGGAACATGACCTGCTCAGTCCTCAACCCCGTCCTGGACCAGAAGAAGGCGATGGCCATTTTCATCCCAG AGCCCTTCTTCCCCCAGGCCTCTCCCTGGAAGCCAGCTTTCATAGTGAGCCTCGTGGTGCTGATGCTCTCACTCCTTGGGGCTGCCTATTACATCAAGACAGAACATACTGTAAAGAGGCAGGAGATGCAGGAATGGGAGAGACTGCACAGGGACAAGGAGGAGGCCCGGCGGACAAAGGAGGAGGCGTTGAAGGCCAGAG GCTGGAGGAAGGCGCAGTTGTATGCAG ATTGGCGGAAGGAGAAGTTCCAGGCCT TGTCTGTCACTCTGGATCCAGCGTCTGCACATCCGCACCTTGCTGTCTCTGGTGGACAGACTAGTGTGACCTTGGAGGACACAACTGAGGACCCAGGAGGACCCTGTAGCATCTTGGGCCAGGAGGCCATCACATCAGGGCGCTGTTACTGGGAGGTGGAGATCAGGAATGGAAACAGAAGCGACTGGGGTCTGGGGGTCTGTAGGGGAGATGTGGAGAGGAAAGGCTGGTACAGAGAGGGGCCAGAATTGGGGTTCTGGGTTCTGGGGTGGTACAGAGATAAATTCTGTGCCCTTCTCTCTGAGTGTCAGGAAATCCGTCATAAAGTTCCCCACAGGATGGGTGTTTTCTTAGACCTCAAAGAAGGGGATGTCTCCTTCTATAACATGACTGAGGGATCtcaccttttctccttccctgtaaCTTTCTCCACTGGGACTCTGTTTCCATACTTCATGATTAGGTCAGGGGATGTGTCCCTGACCATCTGCTCTGTGGTGGGTGTGCCTACAGAGACCTCTGTGCCCCTTAACAATCCTCCTTCTTCTTTGGAGGAACCTGTAAGCCTCTCAGGGGATGGGTTCAGCTCAGGCTCTGCTGTTGATGGTGCTCTTCCAGGGGCCGACTCTCCATTACTCCCCTATGGCCCTGAGGCTATGTGA